A stretch of the Sphingobacterium thalpophilum genome encodes the following:
- a CDS encoding nucleoside recognition domain-containing protein codes for MALNYVWVAFFLITFAVALVKLIFFGDTEIFQQIVNSIFDSAKTGAEISLGLIGMMSFALGIMKIGEKGGTIAIFAKIVGPFFHKLFPEIPKNHPALGSILMNFSANALGLDNAATPLGLKAMKELQELNTDKETATNAQIMFIVLNASSLTLLPISIMAYRKEAGAPDPSDVFLPILIATFFSTLVALILVAIYQKINLFNRVVLGYLGGMCLFIGGLLYYFSGLQQSEIEIFSKVFGNVILFSLFTSFIGLALFRKVNVYDSFIEGAKEGFDVSVKIIPYLVAMLVGIAVFRASGTMDYMVTGISRAIAFCGLDTSFVDALPVAFMKPLSGSGARGLMVDLMNAKGPMDFASRVACVIQGSTETTFYVLAVYFGSVGIRRTRHALPCALLAELAGVVAAIIISYIFFK; via the coding sequence ATGGCATTAAACTACGTCTGGGTTGCATTTTTTCTAATTACATTTGCCGTTGCCCTTGTCAAACTGATCTTTTTTGGTGATACCGAGATCTTCCAACAAATTGTCAATTCGATCTTTGACAGCGCTAAAACCGGAGCCGAAATATCTTTGGGCCTGATCGGAATGATGAGCTTCGCTTTAGGAATCATGAAAATCGGCGAAAAAGGTGGTACGATCGCCATCTTTGCCAAGATCGTTGGCCCTTTTTTTCATAAACTCTTTCCCGAAATACCTAAAAATCACCCGGCGCTCGGCTCGATCCTCATGAATTTTTCGGCAAATGCTCTCGGTCTTGACAATGCAGCGACGCCGCTCGGACTTAAGGCCATGAAGGAACTTCAGGAGCTGAACACTGATAAGGAAACGGCAACCAATGCGCAGATAATGTTTATAGTTCTCAATGCATCCAGCCTGACGCTGCTTCCGATCTCGATTATGGCCTACCGGAAGGAAGCTGGCGCGCCAGATCCATCGGATGTGTTCCTCCCTATTCTTATTGCCACATTCTTCTCCACGTTGGTCGCATTGATCCTTGTGGCAATTTATCAGAAAATTAACTTGTTTAACAGGGTCGTCTTAGGTTATTTGGGTGGTATGTGCTTATTTATCGGGGGCTTGTTATATTACTTCTCAGGCTTACAACAGTCTGAGATCGAAATATTCAGTAAGGTTTTTGGCAATGTCATCTTGTTCAGCTTGTTTACTTCCTTTATCGGCCTCGCACTGTTCCGAAAGGTCAATGTTTACGATTCTTTCATCGAGGGCGCTAAAGAAGGCTTTGACGTTTCGGTCAAAATCATTCCTTATCTTGTTGCCATGCTCGTCGGCATAGCTGTGTTCAGGGCCTCGGGCACAATGGATTACATGGTTACCGGTATATCCAGGGCAATCGCATTCTGTGGGCTGGATACTTCGTTTGTAGACGCGCTGCCCGTTGCATTTATGAAACCACTTAGTGGCTCGGGAGCAAGGGGGCTGATGGTTGACCTCATGAATGCCAAAGGTCCAATGGATTTTGCCTCGCGCGTAGCCTGCGTTATTCAGGGATCCACCGAAACAACATTTTACGTACTGGCCGTCTATTTTGGCTCGGTCGGCATTCGTCGCACACGGCATGCCCTGCCCTGCGCATTACTGGCTGAACTTGCCGGCGTGGTTGCTGCTATTATTATTTCCTATATTTTCTTTAAGTAG
- a CDS encoding patatin-like phospholipase family protein, whose amino-acid sequence MKNILALDGGGIRGIIPAMVLVALEEKLQKSTMDPNARIASYFDFIAGTSSGGILTSILLFPDENNPSQPKFSARDALNLFVNHGTEIFNASKWRHFLSSLGLVSELYSSAPLANVLDKYFQNARLSQLIKPCIITAYNIELRKNHFFRQQKAITHGEARDFYLKDVCKATSAAPTFFPVAEIYSVSKTRYPLIDGGVFAQNPSICGLLEVLKAFNSTQINDMFMVSLGTGMSKTAYNYEHFKKKLAIQIGPALVDIMTSASSESTEYFIRQLFHSNGKSQNYIRLEPANLSSINPSLDAASANNIQKLISLSDRLISEHEGTLDYIVAHLLKEKNQNKKKNPWSKLMDKF is encoded by the coding sequence ATGAAGAATATCCTTGCCCTGGATGGTGGTGGCATTCGAGGAATCATTCCGGCTATGGTGCTTGTGGCATTGGAAGAAAAATTGCAGAAGAGCACCATGGACCCCAATGCGCGCATTGCCTCCTACTTTGATTTTATTGCCGGCACAAGCAGCGGCGGAATTCTGACGAGCATACTCCTTTTCCCGGATGAAAACAACCCCAGCCAACCTAAGTTTTCTGCACGGGATGCTCTAAACCTCTTCGTCAATCATGGTACAGAAATTTTCAACGCGTCCAAATGGCGGCATTTTCTCAGCAGCTTGGGCCTGGTCAGCGAACTTTATTCATCTGCTCCGCTGGCAAATGTGCTTGACAAGTATTTTCAGAATGCAAGGCTTAGCCAGCTCATTAAGCCCTGTATCATCACCGCCTATAATATCGAGTTACGGAAAAATCATTTCTTTAGGCAGCAAAAAGCCATTACACATGGTGAAGCCCGTGACTTCTATCTTAAGGATGTCTGCAAAGCGACCTCAGCGGCCCCGACTTTTTTCCCGGTGGCAGAGATCTATTCCGTTTCGAAGACCCGGTATCCGTTGATTGACGGCGGTGTCTTCGCACAAAACCCATCTATCTGCGGACTGCTGGAGGTACTTAAAGCATTTAATAGCACCCAAATCAATGATATGTTTATGGTATCGTTGGGTACGGGAATGTCAAAGACTGCTTATAATTACGAACATTTTAAGAAAAAGCTCGCCATCCAGATCGGCCCTGCCTTGGTAGACATCATGACCAGCGCCTCTTCGGAGAGCACAGAGTATTTTATCCGGCAGCTGTTTCATAGCAACGGCAAAAGCCAAAACTACATACGTCTCGAACCAGCAAATCTCTCGAGCATCAACCCCTCACTGGATGCAGCTTCTGCCAATAACATACAGAAGCTGATTTCCTTATCAGATCGTCTGATCAGTGAACATGAGGGAACACTGGACTATATTGTGGCTCATCTGCTCAAAGAAAAGAATCAGAACAAAAAGAAAAATCCATGGAGTAAGTTGATGGATAAGTTCTAA
- the lysS gene encoding lysine--tRNA ligase, which produces MSTVLSEQEQLRRQAMQSLLDMGIDPFPANEFVVNAHAADILKNYDRDKLNYKNITLAGRIMSRRVMGSASFFEIQDATGRIQAYIKRDDICPGENKDLYNVVFKKLLDIGDIVGIRGYVFTTQTEAIAVHVEELTVLSKSLRPLPVVKSAEGKTFDAFTDPEQRYRMRYVDLIVNPANKDIFVKRTKLFNAMRQFFNDAGYMEVETPVLQSIPGGAAARPFITHHNALDIPLYLRIANELYLKRLIVGGFDGVYEFSKNFRNEGMDRTHNPEFTAMEIYVAYKDYNWMMDFTERLLEHCALAVNGTTEATFGEHKIDFKAPYKRISMTDSIKEFTGFDITGKSEEEIRIAAKEMGIDVDDTMGKGKLIDEIFGAKCEGNYIQPTFITDYPKEMSPLTKKHRDNPALTERFELMVCGKEIANAYSELNDPIDQRERFEDQLRLSEKGDDEAMFIDQDFLRALEYGMPPTSGLGIGMDRLIMFLTNNASIQEVLFFPQMRPEKIVKVADVKDYEEQGIPAVWVPALQKMGFTTIEALKEANPNKVFNDLGGMRKKMKLDVAMPSKDDVFAWFN; this is translated from the coding sequence ATGAGTACTGTATTATCCGAACAGGAACAACTTAGAAGACAGGCGATGCAATCCCTGCTGGATATGGGAATCGATCCTTTTCCAGCAAATGAATTTGTCGTTAATGCACATGCGGCTGATATATTAAAAAACTACGATAGAGATAAGCTGAATTATAAAAACATTACCCTAGCTGGGCGTATCATGAGCCGCCGTGTCATGGGCAGTGCTTCCTTTTTTGAAATTCAGGATGCTACGGGACGTATCCAGGCGTATATCAAACGTGATGATATATGTCCGGGAGAAAATAAAGATCTGTACAATGTGGTTTTTAAGAAACTTTTGGACATAGGCGATATCGTCGGTATCAGAGGTTATGTCTTTACGACACAAACGGAAGCCATTGCTGTGCACGTGGAGGAGCTCACCGTATTATCCAAATCATTGCGACCTTTACCGGTCGTTAAATCAGCAGAGGGCAAAACCTTTGATGCTTTTACCGATCCCGAACAGCGCTATAGAATGCGTTACGTCGACTTGATCGTTAATCCAGCCAACAAAGATATTTTTGTAAAACGTACCAAGCTTTTCAACGCCATGCGTCAGTTCTTTAATGATGCAGGCTACATGGAGGTCGAAACTCCAGTACTTCAATCCATTCCTGGTGGTGCGGCGGCGCGTCCGTTTATTACACACCACAATGCACTGGACATTCCTTTGTACCTCCGTATTGCCAACGAGCTGTATCTAAAGAGACTGATTGTCGGCGGTTTTGACGGTGTATACGAGTTTTCGAAAAACTTCCGCAACGAAGGGATGGACCGTACACATAATCCAGAGTTTACGGCGATGGAAATCTATGTCGCCTACAAGGACTACAATTGGATGATGGACTTTACCGAACGGCTCCTGGAGCACTGCGCCCTGGCCGTAAACGGTACCACTGAAGCTACCTTTGGCGAGCATAAAATTGATTTCAAAGCACCTTATAAACGGATTTCCATGACAGACTCCATTAAAGAGTTTACGGGATTCGATATCACCGGCAAATCCGAAGAAGAAATTCGTATCGCAGCCAAAGAAATGGGTATCGATGTCGATGATACCATGGGTAAAGGTAAGCTCATCGATGAGATCTTTGGGGCAAAATGTGAAGGAAACTACATCCAGCCAACATTCATAACGGATTACCCGAAAGAAATGTCACCATTGACCAAAAAACACCGCGATAATCCAGCGCTCACCGAACGTTTTGAGCTGATGGTGTGCGGTAAAGAGATTGCGAACGCCTATTCGGAACTGAACGATCCGATTGATCAGCGTGAACGCTTTGAGGATCAGCTTCGTCTTTCTGAAAAAGGCGATGACGAAGCCATGTTCATTGACCAGGATTTTCTACGCGCATTGGAGTACGGCATGCCGCCTACCTCCGGTCTTGGAATCGGCATGGACCGCCTGATCATGTTTTTGACCAACAATGCATCCATACAAGAGGTTTTATTTTTCCCGCAGATGCGTCCCGAGAAAATAGTAAAAGTGGCTGACGTGAAGGATTATGAAGAACAGGGAATTCCGGCCGTGTGGGTACCAGCATTACAAAAAATGGGTTTTACGACCATTGAAGCCCTCAAAGAAGCCAATCCGAACAAAGTGTTCAACGACCTTGGTGGTATGCGCAAAAAAATGAAATTGGATGTTGCGATGCCGTCAAAAGATGATGTGTTTGCTTGGTTTAATTAA
- a CDS encoding RNA polymerase sigma factor codes for MGIIQSYFYNKKLSSLHDALERCLRNREDGKAFVYKKYYGYLMAIIIRYVKQDVDAEELVNESFVRIFRKLESFNMDIDAENLDKSFRAWIGRIAANISIDFLRGKKQFYSVDDLAEGDIYTPAVQLDSRLEVNEILRLLDQLPEIQKTIFNLYEIEGYSHDEIAQMLNIPDSTSRTYLTRAKQKLRKLYLDYTGVVQEIR; via the coding sequence GTGGGAATTATTCAGTCATATTTTTATAACAAGAAGCTATCATCTTTACATGATGCCTTAGAGCGTTGTCTTCGTAATCGTGAGGACGGCAAAGCTTTTGTCTATAAAAAATATTATGGCTACCTCATGGCGATTATCATCCGTTATGTTAAGCAGGATGTCGATGCGGAGGAACTGGTCAATGAGAGTTTTGTCCGGATTTTCAGAAAATTGGAATCTTTTAATATGGATATCGATGCGGAAAACCTCGATAAATCGTTTCGCGCATGGATCGGACGTATTGCTGCGAATATCTCCATTGATTTCCTGCGGGGCAAAAAACAATTTTACTCGGTGGACGATCTGGCGGAGGGCGATATATATACACCTGCTGTTCAGCTCGACAGCCGTCTGGAGGTCAATGAGATTTTACGTCTGTTGGACCAGCTTCCAGAAATCCAGAAAACTATTTTTAATCTCTATGAAATTGAAGGGTATTCGCATGACGAAATCGCCCAGATGCTCAATATACCAGATAGCACCTCGCGTACTTATTTGACAAGGGCAAAACAGAAGCTTAGAAAATTATACCTGGATTATACTGGTGTGGTTCAGGAAATAAGATAA
- a CDS encoding HAD family hydrolase produces the protein MSPESQRKFEVLNLLAESYDALLFDVDGTLADNMDAHKQAYKAAAEHYGVQLDVTIIDETAGWPTVAVAEEISKRYGVPFDYEEFSTLKSTIFRDEYVFKTKPVDYVVEHLKYQKGRKLIGAVSGGTRTTLSMTLSTIGVWDDLETLVCAGDTPEGKPSPQPFLLAASQLNIAPERCLVYEDGSPGVEGAKAAGMGWVRVDEL, from the coding sequence ATGTCACCTGAATCACAACGTAAATTTGAAGTCCTGAATCTACTGGCCGAATCTTATGATGCCCTGCTATTTGATGTCGATGGTACATTGGCTGATAATATGGATGCCCATAAACAGGCCTATAAAGCAGCTGCCGAGCACTATGGCGTCCAGCTTGATGTGACCATTATCGACGAAACTGCGGGGTGGCCTACCGTCGCCGTCGCAGAGGAAATCAGCAAACGCTACGGCGTACCCTTTGACTATGAGGAATTTTCAACGCTCAAATCCACAATATTTCGCGATGAATATGTGTTTAAGACCAAACCTGTTGATTACGTAGTGGAGCATCTAAAATATCAGAAAGGAAGAAAACTTATCGGGGCAGTATCTGGTGGTACCAGAACAACCTTGTCTATGACCTTGTCTACTATAGGGGTATGGGACGATCTGGAAACCTTGGTATGCGCCGGAGATACACCCGAGGGAAAACCTTCGCCCCAGCCTTTCCTGTTGGCCGCCTCTCAACTGAATATTGCGCCTGAACGATGTCTTGTATATGAAGATGGATCACCGGGCGTCGAGGGCGCGAAAGCTGCAGGCATGGGCTGGGTCCGTGTTGATGAACTCTAA
- a CDS encoding efflux RND transporter permease subunit, with the protein MISEVFIKRPVTAIVISILISIIGVIAVSTLPISQYPSIAPPTVTVTANYTGADAQTVEQTVTTLIESQINGTPGMIYMSSNSTSNGQATITVTFEVGTDIDIATLDVQNRVGIAEPALPEAVRRLGITTRKANNDILMLVALTSPKGTRSENFLANYNNLYVKDALLRVKGVGDVTAFGQPFSMRVWLDANKLANLSMTPADVSTAIAEQNSRIPGGSVGGRPQESSTVFEYPVITDSDLSNPEDFENIVVKTNKDGSIVLLKDVARVELGQFNYGTSSTVNGMTSSAMMINQTPGGNAVESAEGIVAALEKLKKSFPTDVDYTISYETVSVVNASISSVIHTLVEALILVTVVVFFFLQSWRATLIPVLAIPVSIIGTFIFFLIFGFSVNNLTMLAFVLAIGIVVDDAIVVVEAVQHYIDHYKLDAKEATRRAMGDITAPVIAIALILAAVFVPVGFIPGMVGKLYQQFAITIAVSVMLSAFIALSLTPALCSILLKPTTVHEGAKGLNKFFYKFNVWFEKVTVKYSRGVKQSIKKAPLVLIILLCIFIGTGWMFTTKPTGFIPSEDGGAFFAGITLPEGSSSARTNEVLKEIEADLHKTFPEIKYVTAISGINILNRAFKSNGATVFVSLKPWEQRTRTASDIAGMIMGKYMGYTKARVLAVTPPAIPGLGTSGGFSLQVQDLQTVNIKDFEATVGKFLMAANQRPEIGMAYTMFNTNSPNYKLEVNREQAKRMGVPISSIYSTISSYLGSSYVNDFTKYGRSYRVVTQADIPYRMNIEDINKLYVNNTMGNPVPMGTLVKYELTTMPSIINHYNIFRSIEINGSSAPGYSSGDALKALQEVAAQTLPEGFDYQFSGLSLQEMQSGSKTIQIFALCILFVFLLLAALYESWSVPFSILLSVPLGVFGAILTLTLIPSLDNNIYAQIGLVTIIGLAAKNAILIVEFAKERVDIGMNLYEATLDAVKLRLRPIIMTSFAFILGIIPLMLSHGAGAISRQTIGWTVFGGMTAATLLAIFIVPVLFVVITRMAYGKKKLAELEANFDEEKAKNLSAH; encoded by the coding sequence ATGATTTCAGAAGTATTTATAAAGAGGCCAGTTACCGCAATCGTAATTTCGATATTGATTTCCATTATCGGGGTGATTGCCGTATCTACCTTACCTATTAGCCAGTACCCCTCTATTGCGCCTCCAACAGTAACGGTAACAGCCAACTACACTGGAGCAGATGCACAGACGGTTGAGCAGACGGTAACGACGCTGATCGAAAGCCAGATCAATGGTACGCCCGGCATGATATATATGTCGTCAAACAGTACTTCAAATGGTCAGGCAACCATTACTGTTACATTTGAAGTAGGTACTGACATTGACATCGCGACCCTGGATGTGCAAAACCGGGTGGGTATTGCCGAACCGGCACTTCCCGAAGCAGTAAGACGCCTGGGTATCACTACCCGTAAGGCCAATAACGATATATTGATGTTGGTTGCTTTAACTTCACCAAAAGGGACAAGATCCGAAAATTTCTTAGCAAATTACAACAACTTATACGTTAAAGATGCGCTATTACGTGTTAAAGGCGTCGGTGATGTAACCGCTTTTGGGCAACCATTTTCAATGCGCGTTTGGCTAGATGCGAACAAATTAGCCAATCTAAGCATGACTCCCGCTGATGTATCGACAGCAATTGCGGAACAAAATTCCCGAATACCTGGCGGTAGTGTTGGTGGACGTCCACAAGAGTCTTCGACAGTATTTGAGTATCCAGTCATTACAGACAGTGACTTATCCAATCCCGAAGACTTTGAAAATATCGTCGTCAAAACCAATAAAGATGGATCTATCGTACTCTTAAAAGATGTTGCTCGTGTCGAATTAGGTCAATTCAATTATGGTACGTCATCTACCGTAAATGGCATGACCTCATCTGCGATGATGATTAACCAGACGCCAGGAGGAAATGCAGTAGAATCCGCGGAAGGTATCGTTGCAGCTTTGGAAAAGTTAAAGAAATCTTTTCCAACTGACGTGGATTATACGATCAGTTACGAAACAGTTTCGGTAGTAAACGCATCCATTTCTTCGGTTATCCACACACTGGTAGAAGCCTTGATTCTGGTGACTGTCGTGGTGTTCTTCTTCTTACAAAGCTGGAGAGCCACATTGATTCCAGTCCTGGCCATTCCGGTGTCCATTATCGGTACATTTATCTTCTTCTTGATATTTGGCTTCTCGGTCAATAACTTGACCATGCTTGCCTTTGTACTGGCCATTGGTATCGTGGTGGATGATGCGATCGTTGTGGTGGAAGCTGTGCAACATTATATCGACCATTACAAGCTAGATGCCAAAGAAGCAACCCGCCGCGCGATGGGCGATATCACGGCACCGGTTATCGCTATTGCCTTAATCTTGGCAGCAGTATTCGTACCGGTAGGATTTATTCCGGGGATGGTGGGTAAACTGTATCAACAATTTGCGATCACCATTGCGGTATCGGTTATGCTCTCGGCATTTATTGCCCTTTCGTTGACACCCGCTTTATGTTCGATTTTACTGAAACCAACAACTGTCCATGAGGGCGCAAAAGGATTGAATAAGTTCTTCTACAAATTCAACGTATGGTTTGAAAAAGTAACAGTCAAATATTCAAGAGGTGTAAAACAATCCATAAAAAAAGCACCTCTTGTATTGATTATCCTTTTATGTATTTTTATTGGTACAGGCTGGATGTTTACGACCAAGCCAACAGGATTTATACCTTCCGAGGATGGTGGGGCATTTTTTGCAGGTATTACGCTGCCAGAGGGCTCTTCTTCAGCACGTACCAATGAAGTACTTAAAGAAATTGAAGCCGACCTACATAAGACTTTTCCTGAAATTAAGTATGTGACGGCGATATCGGGTATTAACATCCTGAACCGCGCGTTTAAATCCAATGGTGCAACAGTGTTCGTATCTTTAAAACCTTGGGAACAACGTACTCGTACAGCGAGTGATATTGCTGGTATGATTATGGGGAAATACATGGGCTACACCAAAGCTAGAGTACTGGCTGTAACTCCGCCTGCAATCCCTGGTTTAGGTACGTCAGGAGGTTTCTCTTTACAGGTACAGGATTTGCAGACCGTCAATATCAAGGATTTCGAAGCTACGGTTGGTAAATTCCTGATGGCGGCCAATCAACGTCCTGAAATTGGCATGGCCTATACGATGTTTAACACCAACTCGCCTAACTACAAATTGGAAGTAAACCGTGAACAGGCGAAACGAATGGGTGTGCCAATTTCAAGTATATATTCGACAATCTCTTCGTATCTGGGAAGTAGTTATGTAAACGACTTTACAAAGTACGGTCGTAGTTACCGTGTCGTTACTCAAGCCGATATCCCTTACCGCATGAATATTGAAGACATTAATAAATTGTATGTCAACAATACCATGGGCAATCCAGTACCGATGGGTACCTTGGTGAAATATGAGCTGACCACCATGCCGTCGATCATCAACCACTACAATATCTTTAGAAGTATTGAGATCAACGGTAGCTCCGCTCCGGGTTATTCTTCGGGTGATGCACTAAAAGCTTTGCAGGAAGTAGCCGCACAGACGTTGCCTGAAGGTTTTGATTACCAGTTCTCCGGTCTTTCTTTACAGGAGATGCAGTCCGGATCAAAAACTATCCAGATCTTCGCGCTATGTATCCTATTCGTGTTCCTGTTATTGGCAGCCCTATACGAGAGCTGGTCAGTACCATTCTCCATCCTCCTATCCGTACCGCTAGGTGTGTTTGGAGCAATTTTGACGCTTACGTTGATCCCATCACTCGACAACAATATTTATGCGCAGATCGGTCTGGTCACCATCATCGGTCTCGCTGCTAAAAATGCGATCCTGATTGTCGAATTTGCGAAAGAGCGGGTCGATATCGGAATGAACCTCTACGAGGCGACATTGGATGCCGTAAAATTGCGTTTACGCCCCATTATCATGACTTCTTTCGCCTTTATATTGGGTATCATCCCATTGATGCTGTCTCATGGCGCAGGGGCGATTTCCCGTCAGACGATTGGCTGGACGGTATTCGGCGGTATGACAGCGGCAACACTCCTGGCGATCTTTATCGTGCCGGTTTTATTCGTTGTCATTACCAGAATGGCTTATGGAAAGAAAAAATTAGCCGAACTGGAAGCTAATTTTGACGAAGAAAAAGCGAAAAACCTGAGCGCTCACTAA
- a CDS encoding efflux RND transporter periplasmic adaptor subunit, which yields MNKRQLLFAFFLGTALVWTSCGNKDANKQGAAQAPAEKVVPVTFGVASHEIVTGTVSYPATVKPLNEADLFAEVSGYITKIYVSDGAVVSKGQALYEIDGTRYSAAVQQAKASLQVAQTELDRQKRDLARYQALADKDAIAKQVYDNAVSNVAASQAQVESARAALVTANTNLSRSTIRAPFAGTVGISQVRLGALVNPGTTLLNTLSSTSPIAVEFQVNEKDINKFVQLQNSRSSSDLSLLLPDGSNYEGKGSITTIDRAVDPATGTIKVRATFPNNANVLRAGMNITMNVSSTSATEEVVVPYKAIFEQLGVFNLYTVNDSSKAEIRQVKLGIKAGDKIVIKEGVKDGEKIIVDGAMNVQNGVKVVDATVAAQQAAKGAPQGK from the coding sequence ATGAATAAAAGACAATTATTATTCGCTTTCTTCCTTGGGACGGCTTTAGTATGGACCTCTTGCGGAAATAAAGATGCAAACAAGCAAGGTGCAGCACAGGCACCTGCTGAGAAGGTCGTTCCGGTTACCTTCGGCGTAGCATCACATGAGATTGTGACGGGAACGGTGAGTTACCCTGCGACAGTCAAACCGTTGAACGAAGCAGACTTATTTGCTGAAGTAAGCGGTTATATCACCAAAATATATGTATCAGACGGTGCGGTCGTCTCTAAAGGGCAGGCACTTTATGAAATTGACGGCACACGCTATAGTGCAGCAGTACAGCAAGCTAAAGCAAGCCTTCAAGTCGCACAAACCGAACTTGACCGTCAAAAAAGAGACCTTGCCAGATATCAGGCACTTGCGGACAAAGATGCGATCGCAAAACAAGTCTATGACAATGCCGTGTCTAATGTGGCCGCTTCGCAAGCACAGGTGGAATCTGCACGTGCCGCATTGGTAACAGCCAACACCAACCTGTCTCGTTCTACGATCCGGGCGCCATTTGCCGGAACAGTAGGGATATCGCAGGTTCGCCTAGGCGCTTTGGTCAATCCGGGTACTACCTTACTGAATACGTTATCGTCGACCAGCCCGATTGCGGTGGAATTTCAGGTCAATGAAAAAGACATCAATAAGTTTGTGCAACTGCAAAACAGCCGTTCGTCATCGGATCTTTCCCTCCTCCTGCCCGACGGCAGCAACTATGAGGGTAAAGGCTCTATTACCACGATCGATCGTGCTGTGGATCCAGCGACAGGAACAATCAAAGTAAGAGCAACTTTCCCGAACAATGCCAACGTGTTAAGAGCTGGCATGAACATCACCATGAACGTATCTTCTACGTCAGCCACAGAAGAAGTGGTGGTCCCGTATAAAGCGATTTTCGAACAGCTGGGTGTATTTAACCTGTACACCGTTAACGATAGCAGCAAAGCCGAGATCCGCCAAGTAAAACTAGGTATTAAAGCTGGCGATAAAATTGTGATCAAAGAAGGTGTTAAAGATGGAGAGAAAATCATCGTCGATGGCGCCATGAATGTCCAGAATGGTGTTAAAGTTGTCGATGCCACCGTCGCTGCCCAACAAGCTGCAAAAGGTGCTCCACAAGGAAAATAA
- a CDS encoding TolC family protein gives MKFNKIVYSLVTLSLLNNTGFAQQQSESLPPNATLQQLIDYALRNKISIRQAQLDESIGEKDIDISLSGWYPQIGLTGNFNHNVKLPTMFFNGANIPMGTKNSSALTLQADQQLLNPALMQAKKAAELIRLGNKQNTESQKIDAVVDVSKAYYDILTSEEQIKIVQENIARLQKQYNDAHARYEVGVVDKTDYKRAQIALANARADEKRTVELRKYKYDYLKQLLALDKTQNLTLSFNNANMESQILLDTTAGVNVTNRIEFQQLQTSKKIQELNTQYYKWTYLPNVSVFYNYAFNYRNNSFGKLYNDNIPSSVAGLNLSLPIFQGFKRKHQISQSRLLEERIDWDIKNLETAVNTEYSLAKATYNANLSDWKTAKENVDLSKEVYETIKLQYDEGIKTYLELMTAETDLKTTQLNYLNALYSLLASKLDVQKAVGAIQTN, from the coding sequence ATGAAGTTCAATAAAATCGTATATTCCTTAGTGACCTTGTCGCTGCTGAATAATACAGGATTTGCTCAACAGCAGTCTGAAAGCTTGCCGCCAAATGCGACCCTTCAGCAGCTGATAGATTACGCGCTGCGAAATAAGATTTCGATCAGACAGGCACAACTTGATGAATCAATCGGCGAAAAGGATATCGATATTTCGCTTTCCGGCTGGTATCCTCAGATCGGCTTAACCGGCAACTTTAATCATAACGTAAAACTGCCAACCATGTTTTTTAATGGGGCCAACATTCCCATGGGAACCAAAAATAGCAGTGCGTTAACCTTACAGGCAGACCAGCAACTTTTAAATCCAGCCTTAATGCAGGCCAAGAAAGCCGCTGAACTGATTCGACTGGGCAATAAGCAGAACACAGAAAGCCAAAAAATTGACGCTGTTGTTGACGTCAGCAAAGCCTATTATGATATCTTGACCTCAGAAGAGCAAATCAAGATCGTTCAGGAAAATATTGCACGTCTTCAAAAACAATACAATGACGCTCATGCGCGCTATGAAGTTGGTGTTGTAGACAAAACGGACTACAAACGTGCGCAGATTGCTTTGGCAAACGCCAGGGCAGATGAAAAACGTACGGTTGAACTACGTAAATATAAGTACGACTATCTCAAACAGCTCCTCGCGCTGGACAAGACGCAGAACCTGACGTTGTCATTCAATAATGCCAATATGGAAAGTCAGATACTATTGGATACCACTGCAGGTGTCAACGTTACAAACCGTATTGAATTTCAACAATTGCAGACTTCTAAGAAAATCCAGGAGCTTAACACGCAATATTATAAATGGACTTATCTTCCAAATGTCAGCGTGTTCTACAATTATGCGTTCAACTATAGAAACAATAGCTTCGGCAAATTGTATAACGACAATATCCCGAGTTCAGTAGCTGGTTTAAATCTTTCGCTTCCCATTTTTCAGGGATTTAAACGGAAGCATCAGATCAGTCAGTCCCGATTGCTGGAAGAACGCATCGACTGGGATATCAAAAATCTGGAAACTGCGGTAAATACAGAATATTCCTTAGCGAAAGCCACGTATAACGCTAATTTGAGTGATTGGAAAACGGCGAAAGAGAATGTGGACCTGTCAAAGGAAGTGTATGAGACGATCAAATTACAATACGACGAGGGAATCAAAACCTACCTTGAACTTATGACAGCAGAAACGGATCTTAAGACAACTCAATTAAACTATCTAAATGCATTGTATTCCCTCTTGGCGAGCAAATTGGATGTTCAAAAAGCAGTCGGCGCAATTCAGACAAATTAA